One window of the Camarhynchus parvulus chromosome 2, STF_HiC, whole genome shotgun sequence genome contains the following:
- the RIDA gene encoding 2-iminobutanoate/2-iminopropanoate deaminase, whose translation MASLVKKIISTTKAPALGPYSQAVLVDRTMYIAGQIGLEPSTGQLVSGGAKEEAKQALKNMGEILKAAGCDYGNVVKTTVLMADMKDYNDINDVYKQFFKANFPARAAYQVAALPRGARVEIEAIAIQGPLQDASA comes from the exons ATGGCCTCGCTcgtaaagaaaataatcagcaCTACTAAGGCCCCTGCACTGGGTCCCTACAG CCAAGCCGTGCTGGTGGACCGGACAATGTACATTGCAGGGCAGATCGGGCTGGAGCCTTCCACTGGGCAGCTTGTCTCTGGAGGGGCAAAGGAGGAAGCCAAGCAG gCTCTAAAAAACATGGGAGAGATCCTGAAAGCTGCAGGCTGTGACTATGGCAATG TTGTGAAGACTACAGTTTTGATGGCAGACATGAAGGACTACAATGATATTAATGATGTTTACAAACAAT ttttcaaagcaaacttcccagccagagcagcctaTCAAGTTGCTGCTTTGCCCAGA GGGGCCAGAGTTGAGATTGAAGCTATTGCCATTCAGGGACCTCTCCAAGATGCTTCAGCATGA
- the ERICH5 gene encoding glutamate-rich protein 5 isoform X2 — MGCSSSARSRPQEPPPLPASSGANTLTADAHGTAADQAQPEPAERVSLASEESSPGEQLPGEEASATLLDVEGQTESVSKREEPEGTEPLSAGEEESSELPSVWREESRGPSPPAPAEDAGALSPEPAEDSGLVEGSDSSLAEVVEKVHVTEEEHLVEGETGEQVETELLSETVSEGPETKEEETGEAVDSAAATEIETANNKE, encoded by the exons atgggctgctccagcagcgcccgcagccgcccccaggagccgccgccgctgccgg CATCCTCAGGTGCAAACACCCTGACTGCAGATGCCCATGGAACTGCAGCTGACCAAGCCCAGCCGGAGCCAGCAGAGCGTGTGAGCCTTGCCTCggaggagagcagcccaggcGAGCAGCTGCCGGGAGAGGAGGCTTCAGCCACGCTCCTGGACGTGGAGGGGCAGACAGAGTCGGTCAGTAAAAGGGAGGAGCCAGAGGGCACCGAGCCGCTgtctgcaggagaggaggagagctcCGAGCTGCCCTCTGTGTGGCGAGAGGAGAGCAGGGGCCCTTCACCGCCAGCACCAGCAGAAGATGCTGGGGCACTATCTCCAGAACCAGCAGAGGACAGTGGGCTGGTAGAGGGCAGTGACAGCTCTCTAGCCGAAGTCGTCGAGAAAGTACATGTTACTGAAGAGGAGCACCTCGTTGAGG GTGAGACGGGAGAACAGGTGGAAACTGAGCTGCTCAGTGAGACAGTAAGTGAAGGGcctgaaacaaaagaagaagaaacaggagaagctgtggatagTGCAGCAGCGACAGAGATAG AGACAGCTAATAACAAGGAATAG
- the ERICH5 gene encoding glutamate-rich protein 5 isoform X1: protein MGCSSSARSRPQEPPPLPASSGANTLTADAHGTAADQAQPEPAERVSLASEESSPGEQLPGEEASATLLDVEGQTESVSKREEPEGTEPLSAGEEESSELPSVWREESRGPSPPAPAEDAGALSPEPAEDSGLVEGSDSSLAEVVEKVHVTEEEHLVEGETGEQVETELLSETVSEGPETKEEETGEAVDSAAATEIGIQLLSAFLHKRVKNTLQ from the exons atgggctgctccagcagcgcccgcagccgcccccaggagccgccgccgctgccgg CATCCTCAGGTGCAAACACCCTGACTGCAGATGCCCATGGAACTGCAGCTGACCAAGCCCAGCCGGAGCCAGCAGAGCGTGTGAGCCTTGCCTCggaggagagcagcccaggcGAGCAGCTGCCGGGAGAGGAGGCTTCAGCCACGCTCCTGGACGTGGAGGGGCAGACAGAGTCGGTCAGTAAAAGGGAGGAGCCAGAGGGCACCGAGCCGCTgtctgcaggagaggaggagagctcCGAGCTGCCCTCTGTGTGGCGAGAGGAGAGCAGGGGCCCTTCACCGCCAGCACCAGCAGAAGATGCTGGGGCACTATCTCCAGAACCAGCAGAGGACAGTGGGCTGGTAGAGGGCAGTGACAGCTCTCTAGCCGAAGTCGTCGAGAAAGTACATGTTACTGAAGAGGAGCACCTCGTTGAGG GTGAGACGGGAGAACAGGTGGAAACTGAGCTGCTCAGTGAGACAGTAAGTGAAGGGcctgaaacaaaagaagaagaaacaggagaagctgtggatagTGCAGCAGCGACAGAGATAG GCATACAGCTGCTATCTGCATTTTTACACAAGAGAGTCAAAAATACTTTACagtaa
- the ERICH5 gene encoding glutamate-rich protein 5 isoform X3 — translation MGCSSSARSRPQEPPPLPASSGANTLTADAHGTAADQAQPEPAERVSLASEESSPGEQLPGEEASATLLDVEGQTESVSKREEPEGTEPLSAGEEESSELPSVWREESRGPSPPAPAEDAGALSPEPAEDSGLVEGSDSSLAEVVEKVHVTEEEHLVEGNICAFINSGEQNLPPGTSVWVLLALLRASNELLKSEFGPGSLYNVKHRRMWLGKPRIYKSKL, via the exons atgggctgctccagcagcgcccgcagccgcccccaggagccgccgccgctgccgg CATCCTCAGGTGCAAACACCCTGACTGCAGATGCCCATGGAACTGCAGCTGACCAAGCCCAGCCGGAGCCAGCAGAGCGTGTGAGCCTTGCCTCggaggagagcagcccaggcGAGCAGCTGCCGGGAGAGGAGGCTTCAGCCACGCTCCTGGACGTGGAGGGGCAGACAGAGTCGGTCAGTAAAAGGGAGGAGCCAGAGGGCACCGAGCCGCTgtctgcaggagaggaggagagctcCGAGCTGCCCTCTGTGTGGCGAGAGGAGAGCAGGGGCCCTTCACCGCCAGCACCAGCAGAAGATGCTGGGGCACTATCTCCAGAACCAGCAGAGGACAGTGGGCTGGTAGAGGGCAGTGACAGCTCTCTAGCCGAAGTCGTCGAGAAAGTACATGTTACTGAAGAGGAGCACCTCGTTGAGGGTAATATTTGTGCTTTCATAAATTCAGGAGAGCAAAATTTACCTCCAGGGACTTCTGTGTGGGTCCTCTTGGCTTTACTAAGAGCCTCAAATGAGCTTCTGAAGTCAGAATTTGGTCCAGGGAGTCTGTACAATGTGAAGCATAGAAGAATGTGGCTGGGGAAGCCTCGGATTTACAAGTCCAAGCTGTAA